The following proteins are co-located in the Haloplanus sp. HW8-1 genome:
- a CDS encoding right-handed parallel beta-helix repeat-containing protein, whose amino-acid sequence MKSGDARTWQAAAVTCSVLLLAASIGAFAVDLGSARPDPVAYEDTVKLGLAAETEQMAEHTGASIPRVEVFYSQYHYVVGYTGVGQAISALEDPGREQQFGYPLAVYTSDYAGRSARCVEDGTLVTTTNPDWVSVTEAHFVVGSDAQVAGDPVVVPFSTPSDAAAFADGCGGRVVDWETLRRDPPAVTGATGVKSRVDDRRTSADRRVDTAQSLLDREVSVVVGRDAPTIQAAVEAAPPNTTVLVPGGRYEEHVVVNRSLTLRGPGARLSGGGTGTVIHVRADDVAVTGFAIGGVGNATRATNGSVEGSSDWDAQIQRGYGGGDAAVAATNVSRLYVRNVTIDTPSNGVLLRRVPGAVVDDVAVNGSAEWLDGFMGVIAMNEAVVVQDSRITGGRDGVYLHRAPGTVIRNNTFLEQRFGVHLMYTSETLVADNVARGQEASGVVVMTRPSRNAIVGNDVRHANGGIFVGGSHSYVADNVAVDTDRGMVAYATQTTFEGNVLYGNQVGFAASTVVPSNRVVANDFVANDRHATAGPGPLRIFTHDGRGNYWEGAYDSSFDGGATLDRAYSPTDPLDRRLHRTDAAVALSSAPTVQGLRALRGTTPGFRKASIVDTAPLARPANPELLASARNETTTGAGV is encoded by the coding sequence ATGAAATCGGGGGATGCGCGGACGTGGCAGGCCGCGGCAGTGACCTGTTCGGTACTCTTGCTCGCCGCCTCGATCGGTGCCTTCGCCGTCGATCTCGGATCCGCGCGCCCGGATCCGGTGGCGTACGAGGACACGGTGAAACTCGGTCTGGCCGCCGAGACCGAACAGATGGCCGAACACACGGGAGCCTCGATTCCCCGCGTCGAGGTGTTTTACTCGCAGTATCACTACGTGGTCGGCTACACGGGCGTCGGGCAGGCCATCTCGGCCCTCGAGGACCCCGGCCGCGAACAGCAGTTCGGCTATCCCCTCGCGGTGTACACCTCGGACTACGCCGGTCGGTCGGCACGCTGTGTGGAAGACGGAACGCTCGTCACGACCACGAATCCGGACTGGGTGTCGGTAACTGAGGCGCACTTCGTCGTCGGGAGCGACGCGCAAGTCGCCGGCGACCCGGTCGTCGTTCCCTTCTCGACGCCCTCGGACGCGGCCGCCTTCGCCGACGGCTGTGGCGGGCGCGTCGTCGACTGGGAGACGTTGCGCCGGGACCCGCCAGCGGTGACCGGCGCCACGGGGGTGAAATCGCGAGTCGACGACCGGCGGACGTCCGCCGACCGCCGGGTCGACACGGCGCAGTCACTGCTCGACCGTGAGGTGTCGGTCGTGGTGGGTCGGGACGCGCCGACGATTCAGGCCGCCGTCGAGGCGGCGCCCCCGAACACCACCGTCCTCGTCCCCGGAGGACGATACGAGGAACACGTCGTCGTGAACCGGTCGCTCACCCTTCGCGGTCCGGGCGCTCGCCTGTCCGGTGGCGGTACCGGCACCGTGATCCACGTTCGAGCCGACGACGTGGCGGTGACCGGCTTCGCCATCGGTGGGGTCGGCAACGCGACCCGGGCGACGAACGGGAGCGTCGAGGGAAGTTCCGACTGGGACGCACAGATCCAGCGCGGATACGGCGGTGGCGACGCGGCCGTCGCCGCCACCAACGTCTCGCGGCTGTACGTCCGCAACGTGACGATCGATACGCCGTCGAACGGCGTGTTGCTCCGTCGCGTTCCGGGGGCCGTCGTCGATGATGTCGCGGTGAACGGCTCCGCGGAGTGGCTCGACGGCTTCATGGGCGTCATCGCGATGAACGAAGCCGTCGTGGTCCAGGATTCCCGGATAACGGGCGGCCGCGACGGGGTGTACCTCCACCGTGCACCCGGTACCGTCATCCGGAACAACACCTTCCTCGAGCAACGCTTCGGCGTGCATCTGATGTACACCTCCGAGACGCTGGTCGCCGACAACGTGGCTCGCGGACAGGAGGCGAGCGGCGTCGTCGTGATGACGCGCCCGTCCCGTAACGCCATCGTCGGCAACGACGTTCGCCACGCCAACGGCGGCATCTTCGTCGGCGGCTCGCATAGTTACGTCGCGGACAACGTCGCTGTCGACACCGACCGTGGAATGGTGGCCTACGCCACCCAGACGACGTTCGAGGGCAACGTTCTCTACGGAAACCAGGTCGGGTTCGCCGCCTCGACGGTGGTGCCTTCGAACCGGGTCGTCGCCAACGACTTCGTCGCCAACGACCGTCACGCGACGGCCGGCCCGGGACCGCTGCGCATCTTCACTCACGACGGCCGCGGCAACTACTGGGAGGGCGCTTACGACAGCAGTTTCGACGGCGGAGCAACGCTCGACCGGGCGTACTCTCCGACCGATCCACTGGATCGCAGACTCCACCGGACCGACGCCGCGGTGGCGTTGAGTTCGGCACCTACCGTTCAAGGGCTCCGAGCGCTTCGGGGCACGACCCCCGGCTTCCGGAAGGCGAGCATCGTCGACACGGCGCCGCTGGCCCGCCCGGCGAACCCGGAACTGCTTGCCAGCGCGCGAAACGAGACGACGACGGGGGCCGGTGTGTGA
- a CDS encoding high-potential iron-sulfur protein produces MGNRNTDSDRRRLLALVGSGLTVGLAGCSGGGGSEETATQTQTATETSGGDDTVPSEYRTATSLGGTQRNPDSLSTKSAVNYQEQPQDGQQCSNCQFYIEDKNGDGMGACAIVAGNIAPDAYCVSYAEYQG; encoded by the coding sequence ATGGGTAATCGGAACACAGACTCCGACCGACGACGACTCCTCGCACTGGTTGGAAGCGGACTCACTGTTGGGCTGGCCGGCTGTTCCGGTGGCGGCGGCAGTGAGGAGACGGCGACGCAGACGCAGACGGCGACGGAAACCTCGGGCGGCGACGATACGGTGCCGTCCGAATACCGGACTGCGACCAGTCTCGGCGGGACCCAACGTAACCCGGACTCGCTCTCCACGAAATCCGCGGTGAACTACCAGGAACAGCCCCAGGACGGCCAACAGTGTTCGAACTGTCAGTTCTACATCGAGGACAAGAACGGCGACGGGATGGGCGCCTGTGCGATCGTCGCCGGCAACATCGCCCCCGATGCGTACTGTGTCAGTTACGCGGAGTACCAGGGCTGA
- a CDS encoding M48 family metalloprotease codes for MRDLSLTIRMGIASTVLMGVYALIGLLLFAIGGIWVAVVGLPLLVVLQYLITVQFPLWTEESREITPEDHPELHDRADRIADELDIPKPKMYLIESDRLNAFALGRRGSGKVFLHRGLVQRMSLDELEPIVAHEFAHLRNRDSILMGLGTSIVTIVSSGLFILFLLASLDSDRPWLMRLVGAAVSVCVHFFLLVFVGMVSRYREYVADEDAVRATGRYDGMRSALEKLRSEKRRVDDVDMSASRSAISFVDFSGGIASSLLATHPSLDKRISRIERLESETEEISETGRVSSQEAVDASGTNASATTLSELSDDQLLATLQSMDEYEFEHLVAELWNEIGWRTSVTTASVDRGIDVIAEQDSPFPQKQIIQAKRYSSDNPVSSSEVQQYAGLYAQEDDVDAVIVVTTGRFTSNASEVAVDSNVKLVDGDDLCKLIREVDRDFSLAD; via the coding sequence ATGAGAGATCTCAGTTTGACGATTCGGATGGGCATCGCCAGTACCGTCTTGATGGGTGTGTACGCGCTCATCGGACTGCTCCTGTTCGCAATCGGTGGCATATGGGTCGCTGTCGTGGGACTTCCCCTGCTCGTAGTGCTCCAGTACCTCATAACGGTTCAATTTCCTCTATGGACCGAGGAGAGCCGAGAGATCACGCCCGAAGATCATCCTGAGTTACACGACCGAGCGGATCGGATCGCCGACGAGTTAGACATCCCGAAGCCCAAGATGTACCTGATCGAGAGCGACCGCTTGAATGCCTTCGCACTGGGTCGGCGAGGGAGCGGGAAGGTGTTCCTCCACAGGGGTCTCGTTCAGCGGATGTCGCTCGACGAGTTGGAGCCAATCGTCGCACACGAGTTTGCCCATCTTCGCAATCGGGATTCTATACTGATGGGCCTCGGGACTTCCATCGTCACTATCGTCTCATCTGGCCTTTTCATCCTCTTCCTACTCGCCTCGCTTGACTCCGACCGTCCTTGGCTCATGCGTCTTGTGGGGGCAGCCGTAAGCGTCTGCGTTCACTTTTTCCTCCTCGTCTTCGTCGGAATGGTGTCCCGTTACCGCGAGTACGTCGCCGACGAGGATGCCGTTCGAGCCACGGGGCGCTACGACGGGATGCGAAGTGCGCTGGAGAAGCTACGCTCGGAGAAACGACGTGTCGATGATGTAGACATGAGTGCAAGTCGGAGCGCGATCAGCTTCGTCGACTTCTCGGGTGGGATAGCGAGTAGCTTACTCGCAACCCATCCTTCGCTGGATAAGCGTATCTCTCGGATCGAACGGCTGGAATCGGAGACTGAGGAGATCTCAGAGACTGGCAGAGTATCGAGTCAAGAAGCCGTTGACGCTTCCGGCACGAACGCATCGGCCACTACACTGAGTGAACTCTCCGACGATCAGCTACTCGCCACGCTCCAGTCGATGGACGAGTACGAGTTCGAACACCTCGTCGCCGAGCTATGGAACGAGATTGGATGGCGAACGTCGGTGACTACTGCATCGGTGGATCGAGGTATCGACGTGATCGCCGAGCAGGATTCACCTTTCCCACAGAAACAGATCATTCAGGCCAAACGGTACAGTTCGGACAATCCCGTGAGCAGTAGCGAGGTTCAGCAGTATGCCGGTCTGTATGCTCAAGAGGATGATGTGGACGCAGTGATCGTCGTGACGACCGGACGATTCACCTCGAACGCATCGGAAGTCGCAGTCGACTCGAACGTCAAGCTCGTCGATGGGGATGATCTGTGCAAACTGATCCGAGAGGTAGATCGAGACTTCTCACTGGCTGACTGA
- a CDS encoding PadR family transcriptional regulator, with protein sequence MGLVPETKVRILEALDEEQAHGYLLAERLDLSHGYIYTHLKELREEGMIEVVDDSEEKKIYGLTENGEYLLKALTDRD encoded by the coding sequence ATGGGATTGGTGCCGGAGACGAAGGTTCGAATCTTGGAGGCGCTGGACGAGGAGCAAGCGCATGGATATCTCCTCGCGGAGCGCCTCGATCTCTCTCACGGGTACATCTACACTCACCTGAAGGAACTCCGCGAAGAAGGCATGATCGAGGTCGTCGACGACTCCGAGGAGAAGAAGATCTACGGACTGACGGAGAATGGCGAATACCTGTTGAAGGCGCTCACCGATCGAGACTGA
- a CDS encoding DUF499 domain-containing protein — protein MQISELLTPRDEVLEGRFQGVLQAHKVTGDDERLENDPNRLLTATYPSNALRNVFDRVADKLAGRDSQGGIMLTGPYGSGKSHGLLVLYHMFNHPTVAQSWADEWDIPIDLPTDSDAAIVSTSETDADLIWEPIYRSAGREDVLEEIDRYPTTDHVEKLAENGTYGVFFDEIEAWWESFSEEADRDLLERNRFFLQNLLEVANDPNENLFAFITLLDRSDRLKEILDRTNPHAEDLNATGDRERIIIHRLFEGTPDDIDESTVRSVVEQYVDSYEYPIEIDEPKRYENRMVETYPFHPELLDLLDSIYEAARERQNVRGVMNVLADTVRQVHDETDLVVTSDVNPRAFRGINRTLFDRFTSDKEELGETEHGVDLLQVILLYTLDDRSQMASTTQCLLGTFKPDETTVDRLHMTLEGLYGTAHYLDKQDGSYFITEDPKLTALITREQERILEENRDRAVEKLVDVVRDEVFDGSVYVYGYDDVPDESKQTFVVTLENISNGTLTSELSDFFEERRYQNTVQFITPKQSVLEDDDIVSKAARVFGAENLRGKVEDEQGELEPLIRDEYRQLRKELESRYGKWVKWSSTPDGDLRLRRITVDPDIEAVKERIGKDTTYVGEEIVARVKENEGGIRVGSLLNDFLQFRRLPVLLDEGVFYSAVSELQRKGDIVLEGNRANFYVGDLGQYPTEIEDEMTIRHPDNLPESVFREETDDDEDETGDDDSGGGITDWGGDDETDDKTEDDSNGDDETEPTETEHSTETVEVSLEGNSARVLKSTAESRINETTDTATHVRLSYDVGALSKSELIGFIEGLPNGEKIEAKVVIERDADE, from the coding sequence ATGCAAATCTCTGAACTTCTCACTCCCCGCGACGAAGTCCTCGAAGGACGATTCCAAGGTGTCCTCCAAGCCCACAAGGTCACTGGCGATGACGAGCGACTTGAGAACGATCCGAACCGCTTGCTCACCGCTACGTACCCCTCGAACGCCCTCCGCAACGTCTTCGATCGAGTCGCCGACAAGCTCGCCGGTCGGGACAGTCAGGGCGGAATCATGCTCACGGGGCCGTATGGCTCCGGTAAGTCCCACGGGCTACTCGTGCTCTACCATATGTTCAACCACCCGACTGTCGCCCAGTCGTGGGCCGACGAGTGGGACATCCCGATCGACCTCCCGACAGACTCCGACGCCGCCATCGTCTCGACGAGTGAGACCGATGCGGATCTGATCTGGGAGCCGATCTATCGTAGTGCGGGGCGAGAGGACGTATTGGAGGAGATCGATCGGTATCCCACGACCGATCACGTCGAGAAGTTGGCCGAGAACGGAACCTACGGCGTGTTCTTCGACGAGATCGAGGCGTGGTGGGAATCGTTCTCCGAGGAGGCCGACCGAGATCTGCTCGAACGCAACCGCTTCTTCCTCCAGAACCTCCTCGAAGTCGCCAACGATCCCAACGAGAACCTCTTCGCCTTCATAACGCTCCTCGACAGGAGTGATCGGCTGAAGGAGATTCTCGACCGGACGAACCCACACGCCGAAGACCTGAACGCCACGGGCGACCGCGAACGGATCATCATCCACCGGCTGTTCGAGGGGACGCCGGACGACATCGACGAGAGCACGGTTCGATCGGTCGTGGAGCAGTACGTCGACAGCTACGAGTATCCCATCGAGATCGACGAGCCGAAACGCTACGAGAATCGGATGGTCGAGACCTATCCCTTCCACCCGGAGTTGCTCGACCTGCTCGACAGCATCTACGAGGCGGCACGCGAACGCCAGAACGTCCGTGGCGTGATGAACGTCCTCGCCGACACCGTCCGTCAGGTACACGACGAGACGGATCTCGTCGTCACCTCGGATGTCAACCCGCGGGCGTTCCGGGGGATCAACCGAACGCTGTTCGATCGCTTCACCTCGGACAAAGAGGAGCTTGGAGAGACCGAGCACGGAGTCGACCTACTTCAGGTGATCCTCCTCTATACGCTCGACGACCGCTCCCAGATGGCTTCGACGACGCAGTGTCTGCTCGGGACGTTCAAGCCCGACGAGACGACCGTCGACCGCCTCCACATGACGCTGGAGGGACTCTACGGCACGGCTCACTACCTCGACAAGCAGGACGGGAGCTACTTCATCACCGAAGACCCGAAGCTGACCGCACTGATCACCCGCGAGCAGGAGCGCATCCTCGAAGAGAATCGTGACCGAGCGGTCGAAAAGCTCGTCGACGTTGTCCGAGACGAGGTGTTCGATGGCAGTGTCTACGTCTACGGCTACGACGACGTACCGGACGAGAGCAAGCAGACGTTCGTGGTGACGCTGGAGAACATCTCCAACGGGACACTCACCTCCGAACTGAGCGATTTCTTCGAGGAACGACGATATCAGAACACCGTCCAGTTCATCACGCCGAAACAGAGCGTCCTCGAAGACGACGACATCGTCAGTAAGGCGGCACGGGTGTTCGGAGCGGAGAATCTTCGCGGCAAAGTCGAAGACGAACAGGGTGAGCTTGAGCCGCTGATCCGCGACGAGTACCGACAGCTACGGAAAGAACTGGAGAGTCGCTACGGGAAGTGGGTCAAGTGGAGTAGTACCCCGGACGGTGATCTCCGACTCCGTCGAATCACGGTCGATCCCGACATCGAAGCGGTCAAGGAACGGATCGGGAAGGACACGACCTATGTCGGGGAGGAAATCGTCGCCCGCGTCAAGGAGAACGAGGGTGGTATTCGCGTCGGATCACTTCTCAACGATTTCCTTCAATTCCGTCGCCTTCCTGTCCTTCTCGACGAAGGGGTGTTCTACTCCGCCGTGAGCGAACTCCAGCGGAAGGGCGATATCGTGCTCGAAGGCAATCGAGCCAACTTCTACGTCGGCGATCTCGGTCAGTATCCCACGGAAATCGAGGACGAGATGACCATCCGACATCCCGACAATCTCCCAGAGTCGGTGTTCCGCGAGGAGACCGACGATGACGAAGACGAAACAGGTGACGACGACTCTGGAGGGGGCATTACCGACTGGGGAGGGGATGATGAGACGGACGACAAAACCGAGGATGATTCGAACGGAGACGACGAGACCGAGCCTACCGAGACGGAGCATTCGACCGAAACCGTCGAAGTCTCCCTCGAAGGGAACTCGGCACGGGTGCTCAAGAGCACCGCCGAATCGAGAATCAACGAGACGACGGACACCGCCACACACGTCCGACTGTCCTACGATGTCGGTGCTCTCTCGAAGTCCGAACTTATCGGTTTCATCGAGGGGCTTCCGAACGGTGAGAAGATCGAGGCCAAGGTGGTGATCGAGCGTGACGCTGACGAGTGA
- a CDS encoding alkaline phosphatase, with the protein MTLTSERLESLVEADDPVDVIWEALWDIWWPPSEGPADHYDHDREWASVELERTLVDIYWEFYSEVLPWRCVNDASIEVPDDGAFLVMDAMSVREASLFAAALESDGYDVDVSYSYATVPSETTPYKKRVGYADLDREFPSATVRDLHPSLAGDERLVWSRYPDALLENIQEGKTELSSVEDAYDDSLRVFRSILDQLDADRIVVGADHGYVREESGYSFAISEHEKNRLRDTFGGQRFVGVDEADADDLVEDRLAVEADGYYMPVGRYTWPVRGKYSVYQHGGLSLMECLTPRLEVQR; encoded by the coding sequence GTGACGCTGACGAGTGAGCGGCTGGAGTCGCTGGTCGAGGCGGACGATCCCGTGGATGTCATCTGGGAGGCGTTGTGGGATATCTGGTGGCCGCCGTCTGAAGGTCCAGCCGATCACTACGACCACGACCGAGAGTGGGCATCGGTCGAACTGGAGCGGACGCTCGTCGACATCTACTGGGAGTTCTACAGCGAGGTGCTCCCGTGGCGATGTGTGAACGATGCGTCGATCGAGGTGCCTGACGACGGAGCCTTCCTCGTCATGGACGCGATGAGCGTCCGCGAGGCATCCCTGTTCGCCGCCGCGCTGGAGTCGGACGGGTACGACGTGGACGTGAGCTATTCGTATGCGACGGTGCCCTCGGAAACGACGCCGTACAAGAAGCGCGTCGGATACGCCGATCTGGATCGGGAGTTCCCCTCAGCGACGGTTCGAGACCTACATCCCTCGCTCGCGGGTGACGAACGTCTCGTCTGGAGTCGGTACCCCGACGCCCTGCTGGAGAACATTCAGGAGGGGAAGACCGAGTTGTCGTCCGTCGAGGACGCCTACGACGACTCCCTCCGCGTGTTCCGATCGATCCTCGACCAACTCGACGCGGATCGGATCGTCGTCGGGGCGGATCACGGCTACGTGCGAGAGGAGTCGGGCTACTCCTTTGCGATCAGCGAGCACGAGAAGAACAGGCTTCGAGATACCTTCGGCGGTCAGCGATTCGTCGGCGTCGACGAGGCGGATGCGGACGATCTCGTCGAGGATCGGCTGGCGGTCGAGGCGGACGGATACTATATGCCGGTCGGTCGGTACACGTGGCCGGTTCGCGGGAAATACAGCGTCTACCAACACGGTGGTCTGAGTCTCATGGAATGTCTTACCCCTCGTCTGGAGGTTCAGCGATGA
- a CDS encoding DUF1156 domain-containing protein, whose product MTDRRPIEISFPIDQVNEIAEKEAHAKRYYRPVYTMHKWWARRLGSVFRTMLLYSLADGEMSVRGERQSTFQEENGLPEIDWDNPDALWEYYLEDVDFDGKTVLDPFMGGGTSIVESLRLGCNAIGSELNPVAWFVVKKEVEPVDLDDLDAAFEKLEASVGEEIQDYYRTECPHCDEHADAMYYFWVDELPCRNCGEDVALFKDYRLSNARSSKDDHYNVVCPDCWHVFETDDYRTDTTCPECSREYTPKDAGNASRGSYTCPHCDEHPEMSIIESAERFGKAEKSLFAVEYYCPETDEKGYKSATEFDRELFAEAEAELNEKRDELPIPTTERYRGSSDRARNHGYERYDQMFNARQLLGLSKLLNEIDDIENQNLKELLLLAFSSSLAYNNMFCEYDKPYNKLTGIYKRHTITARHTPVENNVWGTEYGRGAFSGEFDKMRAGKEFCQNPYEKYVEDGETKQRDGIGKIEGFVTDDPDRIGDPVEGQEDATYNVHLRCGTSEYLPVEDNSVDAVITDPPYFDNVMYSETADFYYVWLKQVLEDEYDHFTSELTPKASEVVSDPAGEDSVDTYRDEDHFVTGLTNVFDQANQKLKDDGIMAFTFHHKDPEGWSTVLKSVLEAGFYITALYPIRGEMRGSTHIHDKANIEYDMIVVCRDRVEDPETVSWRSLEDEIYFRAEEEINRLEESGSRLTQGDIFAVTMGKCLEVYSRHFPNVTHEGSEMSVDDAVGTIRDIVDEQLMEERIQTLSDEMDALSAVYLTYVLGRGDTVSYNSLNKDLRTRGVDVAELVTERLLQQKGDQLAVLSPEKRAEAIEGKRDPLAIDRAHYLRYLYEVDRLAQEFGKWSDTESIAALRRLADIENDDEYADIADYVEERTDEQLDLGDF is encoded by the coding sequence ATGACGGATCGACGCCCGATCGAGATATCGTTCCCCATCGATCAGGTGAACGAAATCGCGGAGAAGGAAGCCCACGCCAAGCGGTACTACCGTCCCGTCTACACCATGCACAAGTGGTGGGCGCGACGGCTCGGCTCGGTCTTCCGGACGATGCTACTCTACTCCCTCGCCGACGGGGAGATGTCCGTCCGTGGCGAGCGCCAGTCGACGTTCCAAGAGGAGAACGGGCTTCCGGAGATCGACTGGGACAACCCTGACGCGCTCTGGGAATACTACCTCGAAGATGTCGACTTCGACGGCAAGACCGTGCTCGACCCGTTCATGGGCGGTGGGACGAGTATCGTCGAGTCGCTTCGTCTGGGCTGTAACGCCATCGGGAGCGAATTGAATCCCGTCGCGTGGTTCGTCGTCAAGAAGGAAGTGGAGCCGGTCGACTTGGACGACCTCGACGCCGCATTCGAGAAACTGGAAGCGAGCGTCGGCGAGGAGATTCAGGACTACTACCGAACTGAGTGTCCCCACTGTGACGAGCACGCCGACGCGATGTACTACTTCTGGGTCGACGAACTTCCGTGTCGGAACTGCGGGGAGGATGTGGCGCTGTTCAAAGACTATCGGCTCTCGAACGCTCGATCGTCGAAGGACGATCACTACAACGTTGTCTGCCCGGACTGCTGGCACGTCTTCGAGACCGACGACTATCGTACAGATACCACCTGCCCTGAATGCTCACGAGAGTACACCCCGAAGGACGCCGGGAATGCCTCTCGTGGGAGTTACACTTGTCCCCACTGCGACGAGCATCCGGAGATGTCGATCATCGAGAGTGCGGAGCGGTTCGGCAAGGCGGAAAAGTCGCTCTTCGCGGTCGAATACTACTGCCCTGAGACCGACGAAAAAGGGTACAAATCTGCGACCGAGTTCGACCGAGAACTGTTCGCTGAGGCGGAGGCAGAACTCAACGAGAAGCGAGACGAACTCCCGATACCGACTACGGAGCGGTATCGAGGAAGTTCTGATCGGGCGCGAAACCACGGCTACGAGCGATACGATCAGATGTTCAACGCTCGTCAATTGCTCGGCCTCTCAAAACTCCTGAATGAAATTGATGATATCGAGAATCAAAATCTCAAGGAGCTTCTGCTCTTAGCGTTTTCAAGCTCTCTGGCGTACAATAATATGTTCTGCGAGTACGATAAGCCATATAACAAGCTCACAGGGATCTACAAGCGACATACAATCACGGCTCGCCATACCCCTGTTGAAAATAACGTCTGGGGAACAGAGTATGGTCGGGGTGCATTCTCTGGTGAGTTCGATAAAATGCGAGCGGGCAAAGAGTTCTGCCAGAATCCCTACGAGAAGTACGTCGAAGACGGTGAGACGAAACAGCGCGACGGCATCGGGAAGATCGAGGGGTTCGTAACTGACGACCCCGACCGGATCGGCGACCCTGTCGAGGGACAGGAGGATGCGACCTACAACGTCCATCTCCGCTGTGGGACTTCGGAGTACCTCCCCGTCGAAGACAATAGCGTTGACGCCGTCATCACCGACCCACCGTACTTTGACAACGTGATGTACTCCGAGACGGCGGACTTCTACTACGTCTGGCTCAAGCAGGTGCTCGAAGACGAGTACGACCACTTCACCTCCGAACTCACTCCGAAGGCCAGCGAGGTGGTGAGCGACCCCGCAGGCGAGGACAGCGTCGACACCTACCGCGACGAGGATCACTTCGTCACGGGGCTGACGAACGTCTTCGATCAGGCGAATCAGAAGCTCAAGGACGACGGTATCATGGCCTTCACCTTCCACCACAAAGATCCGGAAGGGTGGAGCACGGTGCTGAAGTCCGTGCTCGAAGCGGGCTTCTACATCACCGCGCTGTACCCCATCCGTGGAGAGATGCGAGGGTCGACACACATCCACGATAAGGCCAACATCGAATACGACATGATCGTGGTGTGTCGGGATCGCGTGGAAGACCCCGAGACGGTCAGTTGGCGCTCGCTGGAGGACGAGATCTACTTCCGCGCCGAAGAAGAAATCAACCGCCTCGAAGAGAGCGGGTCGCGGCTCACGCAGGGGGATATCTTCGCCGTGACGATGGGCAAGTGTCTCGAAGTGTACTCCCGCCACTTCCCGAACGTCACCCACGAGGGAAGCGAGATGTCGGTCGACGACGCAGTGGGAACGATCCGCGACATCGTCGACGAGCAGTTGATGGAAGAGCGTATCCAGACCCTCAGCGACGAGATGGACGCCCTCAGCGCCGTCTACCTGACCTACGTGCTCGGACGGGGCGATACCGTCTCCTACAACTCGCTCAACAAGGACCTGCGAACGCGAGGTGTGGATGTCGCCGAACTCGTCACGGAGCGCCTACTCCAGCAGAAGGGGGATCAGTTGGCCGTGCTCTCCCCCGAGAAGCGAGCCGAGGCCATCGAGGGGAAGCGCGATCCGCTGGCAATCGATCGGGCGCACTACCTCCGATATCTTTACGAAGTCGACCGACTCGCTCAGGAGTTCGGGAAGTGGAGCGATACCGAGTCGATCGCCGCGCTTCGACGGCTCGCCGATATCGAGAACGACGACGAGTACGCGGACATCGCGGACTACGTCGAGGAGCGAACCGACGAACAGCTCGACCTCGGCGACTTCTGA